The proteins below are encoded in one region of Myxocyprinus asiaticus isolate MX2 ecotype Aquarium Trade chromosome 13, UBuf_Myxa_2, whole genome shotgun sequence:
- the LOC127450741 gene encoding inositol 1,4,5-trisphosphate receptor-interacting protein-like 2 — protein MRMRIYTLNLKLFWPLVTCILTILLLLHQLIFRGSEDQGTDCSDQGPGAISLFKYILAFILCYFFIKYCSTQPGSAKRGFQKEIHSKSGVSKRDLLDDHYEKHVRLSPHVLGHSKAHVAKLVSELVRVGRTNIPPESSLAFRGDFMQVGSSYEEHKVGLPDCFDILVPLRAPQGLKLEASICTDKHGGPPLCTLNTPRKAEWTRHHKGFTDIFMHLHNAQSTYRMSPDSVQRWFYTATQRSLATVRYPFEQRCSLSLALNEEKQLLLRLMPHSDYVCCHISMGVRLIPAWPLGDGAFLVASQRAQQGEDLWTVYFPRQEQRLLGWLKGRLPSSSCHLKCLQLLKEVRNLGGETLDQQAKAEWRGVLSSYALKTAWLRLLLHTSPEAWEECSLVDRLDDLLRSLRESLQSRVLCHLLLGGDNGLLPDSVTLPKIVKETVPSNLWAEISDDTLDMVSARLVYSWNHLPRLIRLGRPQRTRLGRGVHCKYIDAE, from the coding sequence ATGAGGATGAGAATTTACACTCTCAACCTCAAGTTGTTCTGGCCGCTGGTCACTTGTATCCTCACCATTCTTCTACTACTGCACCAATTAATCTTCAGAGGTTCGGAGGACCAAGGTACCGATTGTTCTGACCAGGGACCTGGAGCTATCTCACTGTTTAAGTACATCCTAGCTTTCATTTTATGTTACTTCTTCATTAAGTACTGCTCAACTCAGCCTGGCTCTGCTAAGAGAGGTTTCCAAAAAGAGATACACTCAAAATCAGGAGTATCTAAGAGAGATCTACTGGATGATCACTACGAGAAGCATGTGCGTCTTTCTCCACATGTTCTTGGCCACAGTAAAGCCCATGTTGCCAAGCTGGTGAGTGAACTTGTGAGGGTGGGACGCACCAACATCCCACCCGAATCTTCTCTGGCCTTCCGGGGTGACTTCATGCAGGTCGGGAGCTCATATGAAGAGCACAAGGTGGGCTTGCCAGATTGCTTTGACATCCTGGTACCACTGCGGGCCCCTCAGGGGCTAAAACTGGAGGCTAGTATTTGCACTGACAAACATGGGGGACCACCACTGTGCACGCTGAACACACCTCGCAAGGCAGAGTGGACGCGCCATCACAAAGGTTTCACTGACATTTTTATGCACTTACACAATGCTCAAAGTACTTACAGGATGAGTCCAGACTCTGTCCAGCGCTGGTTTTACACGGCCACTCAGCGTTCCCTTGCTACCGTGCGTTACCCATTTGAACAGCGCTGCTCCCTCAGTTTGGCTCTCAATGAGGAGAAGCAGCTACTACTACGTCTGATGCCCCACTCTGATTATGTCTGCTGCCACATCTCCATGGGCGTTCGGCTGATCCCAGCCTGGCCTCTTGGTGACGGCGCCTTCTTGGTGGCATCCCAACGGGCTCAGCAGGGAGAGGACCTGTGGACAGTGTATTTTCCCCGACAGGAGCAGAGACTGCTGGGATGGCTAAAAGGCAGACTGCCATCCAGCTCTTGTCATCTGAAGTGCCTTCAGCTTCTGAAAGAGGTACGGAACCTTGGTGGGGAGACATTGGACCAGCAGGCCAAAGCTGAATGGCGAGGAGTCCTTTCTTCCTATGCTCTGAAGACTGCTTGGCTTCGTTTGCTTCTCCATACATCCCCTGAGGCCTGGGAAGAGTGCAGCCTTGTGGACAGACTGGATGATCTTCTTCGCAGTCTAAGGGAAAGCCTACAGTCTCGGGTTCTCTGCCATCTACTCCTTGGTGGTGATAATGGCCTTCTGCCAGACTCAGTGACTCTGCCTAAGATCGTGAAGGAGACAGTACCCTCCAACCTGTGGGCTGAAATCAGTGATGACACCCTTGATATGGTCTCCGCCCGACTGGTCTACTCATGGAACCATCTCCCTCGCCTAATTCGCCTTGGACGACCACAGAGGACCAGACTGGGCAGAGGTGTCCACTGCAAATATATAGATGCAGAGTAA
- the LOC127450963 gene encoding protein LDOC1-like, with the protein MDPAEKTTVRSALSQQGALLGRHQVQISASNCAMEKMASQLTEFTTLVQQLHLSPDPSLAQDLPSHPSTFSHASANRSDVRILPPAPYSGEGSVRAFLSHCSLFFSMQSSTFTSDTMKIACVITLLSGKAGDWGTAMWDNRHACCSSYEAFSTELRRVFRSHRSGPGGRESVV; encoded by the coding sequence ATGGACCCAGCAGAGAAGACCACTGTTCGCTCTGCCCTGTCTCAGCAAGGGGCACTACTTGGTCGACATCAAGTGCAGATTTCCGCATCGAACTGTGCTATGGAAAAGATGGCCTCGCAGCTCACAGAGTTTACTACGCTGGTTCAGCAACTCCACCTCTCTCCTGATCCTAGTCTGGCACAGGATTTACCTTCTCACCCCTCAACATTTTCACACGCCTCAGCGAACAGATCTGATGTGCGAATCCTTCCCCCAGCTCCATACTCAGGTGAGGGATCTGTAAGAGCTTTTCTCTCACACTGCTCACTCTTCTTCTCCATGCAATCCTCTACCTTTACATCTGACACCATGAAGATTGCATGTGTTATCACACTCCTTTCCGGGAAGGCTGGAGATTGGGGAACAGCAATGTGGGACAACCGTCATGCCTGCTGCTCGTCCTATGAGGCGTTTTCTACTGAGCTCCGCAGGGTTTTTCGATCACACCGCTCAGGGCCGGGTGGCAGGGAGAGTGTTGTCTGA
- the apnl gene encoding actinoporin-like protein, whose product MTESAEAVAANVSSRRNATIEITNLTNNYCLFNPKVYLESGETLNPPQPTIRPLKTEVCTFSKSSAQATGSVGVMTYDLFERSRNDFIETLAIMFSVPWDYNLYKNWFAVGIYPKGKECDQALYKEMYYQKNQHGFVREEANGSGINYEGNYLNIRATMCPLGKAMIKLEVWDKLFSPLTQQTC is encoded by the exons ATGACTGAGTCTGCTGAGGCTGTGGCTGCCAATGTGAGCAGCAGGAGAAATGCCACCATAGAGATCACCAACCTGACGAACAACTACTGCCTCTTCAACCCAAA AGTTTATCTGGAGAGTGGTGAAACCTTAAACCCACCTCAGCCCACTATACGACCACTTAAGACTGAAGTCTGCACCTTCTCAAAGTCCAGTGCCCAGGCCACTGGCAGtgtgggggtcatgacatatGACCTCTTTGAGCGAAGCAGAAATGACTTCATTGAGACCTTGGCCATAATGTTCTCGGTACCCTGGGACTACAACCTGTACAAAAATTGGTTTGCAGTGGGCATCTACCCTAAAGGGAAGGAGTGTGATCAGGCTCTTTATAAAGAAATGTACTATCAGAAGAACCAGCATGGCTTTGTGAGGGAGGAGGCTAATGGGTCAGGCATTAACTATGAGGGCAACTACCTGAACATCAGGGCCACCATGTGTCCTTTAGGCAAGGCCATGATAAAGCTGGAGGTGTGGGACAAGTTGTTTTCTCCTTTGACTCAGCAGACTTGCTGA
- the LOC127450753 gene encoding 5-demethoxyubiquinone hydroxylase, mitochondrial-like: MHKFVRPHLFLRDSLQPFLPTLQGSQLVLCTKHKVAVLSVRGFGVLPSTDDKKEKAMLHRMMRVNHAGEYGANRIYAGQMAVLGNTQIRPLIQEMWDQEKKHLSKFNEILAENRVRPTLLLPLWNVAGFALGAGCALLGKEGAMACTVAVEESISEHYNSQIRALMEKDPEKYTELLQLIKKFRDDEIEHHDIGLEHDAESVPGHQLMKVIIQAGCKAAIFVSERV; this comes from the exons ATGCATAAGTTTGTCAGACCTCACCTTTTTCTTCGAGATTCTCTACAGCCATTTTTACCGACTTTGCAAGGAAGTCAACTTGTACTTTGCACAAAACACAAAG TTGCTGTGTTAAGTGTGAGGGGATTTGGTGTGCTGCCTTCCACTGATGATAAGAAGGAAAAAGCCATGCTTCACAGGATGATGAGAGTGAACCATGCAGGAGAATATGGTGCCAACCGAATCTATGCTGGTCAGATGGCTGTTCTCGGCAATACACAGATTCGCCCGCTCATTCAG GAAATGTGGGATCAAGAAAAAAAGCACTTGAGTAAATTTAATGAGATTCTGGCTGAGAACAGAGTGCGTCCAACCCTCCTGCTTCCTTTGTGGAATGTAGCAGGATTTGCTCTTG GGGCTGGCTGTGCTCTTTTGGGAAAGGAAGGAGCGATGGCCTGCACTGTGGCTGTAGAGGAGAGTATCTCAGAGCATTACAACAGTCAGATCAGAGCTCTAATGGAGAAAGATCCTGAGAAGTACACAGAGCTGCTGCAG TTGATCAAGAAATTTCGGGATGATGAAATTGAACACCATGACATTGGACTGGAGCATGATGCTGAATCA GTGCCTGGACATCAGCTGATGAAAGTAATCATACAGGCTGGCTGTAAAGCTGCAATTTTTGTCTCAGAACGTGTctaa